Part of the Phacochoerus africanus isolate WHEZ1 chromosome 8, ROS_Pafr_v1, whole genome shotgun sequence genome is shown below.
AGCTGGAGGATCAAGCATCGTATGAATGTCAGGCTACACAAGCAGGTCTCCGCTCTCGACCAGCCCAATTGCACGTGCTGGGTGAGGATCCAACCCACATGTCCCCAGGGAGCCCAGGAGGACTGCCAGCGTTAGCTGGGAGTATCAGAGTCCAGAGAGAATGGAGGAGTGGTGGGTTAGAGCTGGGAAGATCAGGATCTATGGGCCCAGGATCCAGCTCTGACCCCAGATCCACCCCTACAGTGCCCCCAGAAGCCCCCCAGGTGCTGGGCGGCCCCTCTGTGTCTCTGGTTGCTGGGATTCCTGCAAATCTGACCTGCCGGAGTCGCGGGGATGCCCACCCCactcctgagctgctgtggttcCGAGATGGGGTCCAGCTGGATGGGGCTACCTTCCATCAGGTCAGGTCTAAGTCTCTGTGCCAGCCCTTGCTCATGCAGGGAAATTTGGGGATCCACACATCACAGGCTCATCCAGAGGAGAAAAGAGCATGGGAGGACAGGGATTCAAGGCTTAGGATCCTCGGTATGCCATTAAGGATAAGGACTCTAGGGCCAgactacctgggttcaaatcctggctcagcTGCTTGCTAGTTGATGGATCTTAGCCTCGCTGTCCCTCAGTTTATTTATCTGCACAATGGGCTTAGTAGTCGTATGCACCTCTAGGGTAGTTGTGGAAATTAAATACCGTAATATTTATAAATGCCTAGAAGAGTACCTGACATAGAGTAAGAATTACAGTAAGTGTAGAtgaagtcattattattattattcataaacGACAGGCCCTGTTGAAGGAAGGAACCACTGGGTCTACTGGGTCAGTGGAGAGCATCTTATCCTTGACGCCTTCCAGCCATGATGATGGAGCAACCTTGGTTTGCCGGGCCCGGAGCCAGGCCCTCCCTGTGGGAAAGGACACGGCTATCACACTGAGCCTGCAGTGTGAGTGCAGTTGAACACTAGGTTTGGAGCCTGAGGTCCTTGGAGAAAGTGGGGGGTCAGGGCCTGGACTTCAGGGAAGGAGGGGGGCCGTGGGCCCAAGGGGATTTGGGACATTTCAGCCTAAATCCTTGCTGAAAGGGAAGAGGAGACTAGGGGCTCAGACTCCTAGGGTGGAGAGGCTGAGAGCTGGACTCCTAGGTCATCAGCCGCTGACCATTGACACACCTCCACAGACCCCCCAGTGGTGACTCTGTCTGCAGAACCACAGAGAGTGCAAGAGGGAGAAAAGGTCACTTTCCTATGTCAGGCCACAGCCCAGCCTCCTGTCACCGGCTATAGGTGAGGACGAAGATCATCTCTCCCCACCTGGAAGCGCTTGGGGAGGGCTGGGGCTAGGATGTGAGCAGGTGTGCCTGAGCAGCAAGGACACTAACAGCCCACCGCCTTCGCAGGTGGGCAAAGGGGGGCTCCCCGGTGCTCGGGGCCCGCGGGCCAATGTTGGAGGTAGTAGCGGATGCTTCATTCCTGACTGAGCCTGTGTCCTGCGAAGTCAGCAATGCAGTGGGTAGCGCCAACCGCAGCACAGCTCTGGATGTGCAGTGTAAGAGCGGCGGCgaggccttgggtgtggccaaatgtGGGGCGAGCAAAATGGGCCAGGGGGCTACTGCGGGGCTTGGCTGCTACGGGttgagggaaggaggtggggcaggggtaGGATTTAGGCGGGATAAGTCTGTGCTGGATCTGGGCCAAAGTGGAGCAGGGGCGGGGCAAGGGGGGGCCGGAGACTGTGAGCAGAGTTGTGGACTGGGCGCTTTAACTCAATGGGCCCTGTGGGTGTTGTCCCTGAGGGGCTGATCCCAAGACAGAAGTTGCATTCCTCCCTGGTCATGtgattctctctgtctctctgtctctgtctctctgtctctctctgtctctctctctcctctctccctattCTCCAGTCGGGCCGATTCTGCAGGCAAAGCCAAAACCCTTGTCCGTAGACGTGGGGGAAGATGCCTCCTTCAGCTGTGTCTGGCGCGGGAATCCACTCCCACGGGTAACCTGGACCCGCCGCGGGGAAGCACAGGTGAGGCAGGATCTGGGGCTTATAGCCGTGGCTTGGCAGTGGCCGGGGCTTCTTTTCAAGGTCCTGCCCTTGACACCACTTCCTATCCCAGGTGATGGCCTCCGGGCCCACTCTGCGCCTTCCAGCTGTGGGACCTGAGGATGCAGGCGACTACGTGTGCAGGGCTGAGCCGGGGCTCTCGGGCCTGGGGGGCGGCGCTGCGGAAGCTAGGTTAACTGTGAACGGTGAGAAAGCGGCGCTTCCTAGTGGACCCCACAGGTCCTGGGATAAAAGTGGGCTCCTTGTGAGGGAGCTTAACAGACTGCGGGACCTGGGAATTGCCGCGGGACCTAGCTGAGACTAGCCTCGGTGGGGTTCACAGTTTGTTGAGAGGCGTGGCCTAGTTGGTTGGGGTTGGTGGGTGTGCCCAGTTATGACCCCGCCTTCttgaggaggagctgggggcggggcctcttCTCTGATTGGTCCACTGTCTCCAAACCAGCTCCCCCAGTAGTGACTGCCCTGCACTCTGCGCCCGCCTTCCTGAGGGGTCCCGCCCGTCTCCAGTGTCTTGTCTTcgcctccccagccccagaagcCGTGGTAAGGAAATCCCCGCTCTCGTGAGCCATCCAGCGGTGATCCCGGACCTCCAGCCGGACTCCCAAAACTGCTGTATTACCGACACTGACTCTACCGACACCTTGCCGCCCCTTCCCATGGTTTCTTCTGTGGCCTTTCTCTTTTGTGCCCCCAGGTCTGGTCTTGGGATGAGGGCTTCCTGACGGCGGGGTCGCGGGGTCGGTTCCTGGTGGAGACATTTCCAGCCCCAGAGGGCCGCGGGGAACAGGGTCCAGGCCTGATCTCTGTGCTACACATTTCGGGGACCCAGGAGTCCGACTTTAGCCGGGGCTTCAACTGCAGTGCCCGGAACCGGTTGGGCGAGGGGGGCACCCAGGTCACCCTGGGACGTAGAGGTGAGACCCTAGACCCGAAGAGCCCAAATCTGACTTCAGACCCCCAAATGCCACAATCTCCAAACAGAGGACCCTCAAATGCAGAGACCCCTAAACCTTAAGAGCCTTAAAACTGAGTCGACTTGAATCCTGAGACCTACTCCCACCCCCAAACAATCATTTCCCTCAAGTACAGAATTCTAAACTGAGAGACCCCTCACACTTAGAGGCTCCAAAGAAAGCAACCTTCAAATACAGAGAATTGTAAAGTAACAGTACCCTCAAGCTCTAAGACTCCCTAAAGCAAGGGAGTTTAAACTTGTAAAACCCAAGTTCCTGAACCCCTAAACCCAGGGACTCCAAGCTAGAGGACTACAAAACTTGGGAGTCCCCAAATTGGTGACCTGTGAACCCAGAGATCCCCTACCTAAGCCTTGAGTCCTGTTCCCCTCTTCCTGCTCAGTCTTCTGCTCAGCCTCCTCAGGACAACCCCCTCTGCTTCCTGCAGACTTGCTGCCTACTGTGCGGATCGTGGCGGGAGCAGCTGCTGTTGCCATGACTCTTCTTATGGTCATCACTGGGGTGGCCCTCTGCTGCTGGCGCCATAACAAGGGTCAGTGCCTGACCCCCACCTCAGGTCCACACACAGGCCCTACCCACGGGGACCTGGTCCTAGTCCTGCCTCTCTAGACCCTCCCTGGGCCTGGCTTACATTCAGGACCTGCTGCCCCACTCCAGCTCTACCTCCATCTCCTCAGGGTCACACCACTTGCCCTCCTAAGCCAGGGTTCTCATTGGTTCCCAGCCTCCCAACCTGATTTGCCCCAgtcctctctcttcctgctcATGGGTCCCACAAACCATGACTCAGCCCCCTTGCTTacctctgctcccacccccaaTGTCACTGGCCTCAGCCTCTTTCTCCAAGCAAAAGAACCTGGTGAGAATCCAAggcagcagtgacagctccagtTCCAGGGGCCCCGAGGAGGAGACAGGCAGCGGTGAGGACCAGGTAGGATGCCAGGGTCCCCAGACCTGACTATACCCCAAGACCCAAACGGTAACCCAGTCCCAATCATGACCCTAGCCCCATCACCTCCCCAACTTAAACAGAGTCCTAATCCCAATGGCGACCCCTGGATCCAAATGTCCGTGAAGTCCAAACATGCCCCTGGTCCAATTATTCCTCCCAACATGCCCCTCCACCCCAGGGCTACTTGTGGTCCTAAATCCAGACCCCCAGCTCCCAGGTGCCCCTGGTCCCTCCTGCCTGGCATCAGATGTTCAACTGAGGGTCCCTGGGGTCTAGCACTGGGGTCAAAGGATCCTCTACACTCCCTCTCACTAAGCACCCTACCCTAGGGCCCCATCATGCACACAGACCACAGTGACCTCGTTCTGGATGAGGAGAGGGCTCTGGAGACCAAGGTGAGCGCTGGGAAAAGAGGGGCTCTGTTCAATGTGTCTCCAACTCCCCCTCCTTTTTCATTCAGTTGCCCTCAGAGCTGGCACCTACCCCCCTGCACCCATTcttgctgcctcctgggctgtataTCTGCTCACTCTGCCCATATATCTGCCCAGCCTTGCCCTCCACCTTGAGCCCCAGATCAATGTTCCCTCTGCCTGTGCTTTCCCCAGTTGTGTTTCAGGCCCAGACACCTCTCCCTGGTTGCTTCACCCAGGCCCCTTCTACCTATCAGATTCCATTTGACCTCACATTTCCCCAAACCCATCCCTCCTTTGGGACCCCATCTCTTTTGGGCCCCACTGACTCCAGTCCCCAGTCCGgagcccttctctctctcctctctaccTCACACATGTGATTCTCTTGATCTGAAATACTCCTACCTTTCCTCACATACACACCTACCATCACGCCTCTGGTCTCAGCCCAAGCACTTCCTGTCCCAGAAAGCTCATGCTTCCCTCCCCATGGCTCTGACCATTGTGTCTGGGTTTCACCTGTCACAGCCATGTGACAGTCACAGTGTGACCATTGTTGTCTAGGCTTTCCCATCGCAGTCTGAAGATTCCCCCATCACTGTCCCAGTCAATCTGCCTGAACTTCCTCCATCACACCTTGACCCTTCCTGGCTTGATCTGGTGATGCATCATTTCTCCATTGGCCTGGGATCCCCATGAGGACAGGGCTAAGACTATCCCAGTAAGAGATGTCTCCAGAAGCAGCACAGGGCATGACACAGAATCAGTCTTGGGGCTGTTgggcaaatgaatgaatgagtgtcttgatctcaatttcttttctctcttttttctttccttttttttttttttttttgcttttgtcttgttagggccacacccacagtgtatggaaattcccaagctagggatcaaattggagctgcagctgccagcctacaccagagccacagtaacgccagatccaagccacatctgtgacctataccacagctcaaggcaatgccagatccttagcccactcagagggaccagggatcaaaccagagtcctcatggatactagttgggttcatttccactgagccacaatgggaacttctcaattTTTCTCTCTCGTTCCCTCTGATCTCCTTCCACACAGCTGCCCCTCAGCAGATCTGTAttcctctgtctctgcctttctctgcccATCTCCTTCTGCCCCTTTGTCTCTTGTTGCTGTTCTTCCTGTCTCACTTTGTCCTTCTACCAGTTTATATGTCTCTGAGTCCCTGTCTACTCCTGTTTCTGGATCTCTCCCTAGGTCTGGCTCTATCTCAGTGTGTCTCTCCATCGGTGGCCCTCACCCATCTATAGCCTCACATAACTTACCAAGTCCCATTTTGTCCCCTCAGGACCCAACCAATGGTTACTACAAGGTCCGAGGAGTCAGTGTGAGCCTGAGCCTTGGAGAAACCCCTGGAGGAGGCCTTTTCCCACCACCATCCTCTCCCCTTGGGCCTCCAGGGACACCTGCCTTCTATGACTTCAACCCACATCTGGGCATGGTGCCCCCTTGCAGACTATACAGAGCCCGGGCAGGTTATCTCACCACTCCCCATCCTCGAGCTTTTACCAGCtacatcaaacccacatcctttgGACCCCCAGATCTGGGCCCCAGCACTCCCccctttccatatgctgccttcCCCACACCCAGCCACCCGCGTCTCCAGACTCATGTGTGACATCACTCCAACTGAAGAGTCCTGGGATCTTCAACTTGCCATAAGGGATTGTCCTGATTACTGAGGAGCCAGAACAAATTGGCAACCTTGCTCTTCGAAAACTGAACATTGAATGGAGGGAGAGATCGTTATAATTGTCTGTGTCATTGATACACAGTCAGTTCAGCCAAAGGGGATACCCCAAGTGGAAGCAAGATGGCCTCTGTGCCTACCTATTCCCCACTATGTAAAAGAGATTCCGGGGGCAAATGGGCCCTTTGCAGAgggatggggggttgggggtgatGGGAATTAGGGGCAAAGAAGGAAGTTGTTTCTAAACACTGAAGGAAGATATTTCAAGATGGCCACTTGTATTGAGAAGAAAGGCAACATAAGGCAGATTAAGATGGAGGTACTGTCCCAGCTGTCCCTGAAGGGCACTTTGCTTCATTCATGGAATtgcagccaaaatggccatccaCTCCCTGGGAACCCCAGATGGCCACCATCTTGATTCTTTCTACCTTCCTTAAAGGCCCTGGAAGAACTGGACCCAAGGAATAGGATAGGGTGAgagttgggtttgtttgtttggttggttgggggAGGATTGGAATCCAGGAATGAgaatatttatgtttaattaaaaGAATGTTGAGAAGCAAATATCTTAGAGATTCTCCTGGCATTATTACTGTCCATCAAGGAAGGGGCTCATCAAACCTGTACCAAGTCTCTTCTTCTACCCCAGGCTATGAAGTGGTGATAGAAAAAACACATGAGCCACCTCCCTAGCCCTTTGCTACCCACTGAGCACTCTAGGCTCTTTTAATATACATCTACAcaagcatacacacacagatgcacacataGGACAGGGCTCCCCTAGGCAGCTCAGGGAAGACAGAAATCTACCCTGTATTTTGAGGAGACAAAACAGTGAGTCCTGAAGGAGAGGCAGTGAAGAAGAGGCTAAGGGTGGGAAAATAGAAATGCCCTGATCTAGGaggttcccaccgtggctcagtggtaatgaacccagctagtatgcatgaggatgtgtgttccaaccctggtctccctcagtgggttaaggattcagcgttgttgtgagcttcggcacaggtcacagatgcagctcagatctggcattggtgtggctatggcataggctggcagctggagctccaattcaacccttaacccgggaaattccatatgccacaggtgtggccttaaaattggggggggggcagtgcttgggctgtgggatggaaatcctgtgaaatcagattgttatgatcattatacaactacagatgtgataaattcatttgagtaataaaaaaaataaagtaaaaaaagggggggggggagaaaagaaagaaatgccctGATCTATAGAGCAAAGATGGGGAGTCTATGCCCTTATCCTGAGGTGCAGGGTATCTGACTCAGCTCATCCTTTAGGAAAGGGCCTGGGGGCTTTGGTTCATGTATCCTTAATGTTGGAATTAAAGGTCTAGATGTCTGGGGCTCCTGGGAAGCAGAGCAGAAGGCCTGGGCTTTTGGGTCTTAAGGAGAAAGAGCTGAGGGCTTGGTCTCTGGGCTGAGAGAGAAGATATCTGGGACCCAGAGCCCTGGATTCTGAGAGAGTAGGAGACTGGGTCTTAACTGCTGCGTTTGTTTGTTGCTTccttagggccgcgcccacggcacATACAAGTTCCCATGTTAacggtcaaataagagctgcggCTGCtttcttacaccacagccacagcagtgcgggatccgagctgcgtctgtgacctacaccgcagctcgcggcaatgcctgatcctcaacccactgagtaaggccagggattgaacccgaatcctcatggatactagtcggattcattaccactgcgccacagcaggaactcccatcaactACTGTGTTCTTGATTGGGGGAATTTTGGAGGCTTGTACTCCTAGGATCTGAAGGGAGGATTTGGAGGTAGGGACGCAGGTTTTCAATGCTGGGATccctggaagagaaggaaaatggagccgagggaggagaaaactgagggtgAGGGTCTTGAGGGAAAACTCAAAATCCACAACTACAAAGCCGGCGATCCACACTCCTGGCTAGGCCCTTACATGTGGTGGGATGCCTGGACTCTCAAGGGGGCGGAGGCGGGGCCCAGGCTTCCACCCTGGGCTTCCTAGCGGCTCCTCTCTGCGCAGAGCGGCCACGCTATTGTCCTCACAAGGAAGGCGGGGCcggcgcggggcggggctggcGGCGCCGGCGCAGCCCGGGGGCggcgggaggaggaggcggcggccgtGGCGCTGGGAGCTCCTGTCACCGCTGAGGCCTGGCTGGGCCGGGCGGGAGTGCAGGGGACGTGAGGGCGCGAGGGCCGGGACATGGGGCCCGCCAGCCCCGCCGCTCGCGGTCTGGGCCCGCTGCCCTTGTTGCTGCCACTATTGCTGCTGCTTTTGCGCGCGCAGCTCGCCGTGGGGAGCCTGGCCGGTGGAAGCCCCAGCGCAGCAGAGGTGAGGCCCGGCGGGGTCctaggggatgggggaaggggcgGGACTGGGGCTCTAGACTCCGACGCAGACAGGTCCAGAACAGAAAGCGCAGTCTTTCCAGCCAGGCAGCCGGCCCCCTGGGGCCCTTTAACGGCACCAAGGCATTCGGAAACCCAGCAGTCCAGGCTCTTATCTCTCTGATCATCTGTGGTCCCAGCCCTCTCCTAGCCACAGCATAGGAGCCCCTGGTCCCAGAAGTCCAGCCCTCTCAGACCCTCTCGACCAAGGTGACTCAGCCCCAGCCCCTTCCACCTGAACAGGACCCACCAGGCAGCAAGGCACCTAGAGCCAAGAATTGGCCCCTTGCATCCTCTAGACCCATACGAGAGCTCCCACAATCTTCCCAGTACTCAGGAGTCTAGGCCTCCAGCCACTGCCCCCTAACCCAGGATGTAGCTCTCCATCCCTCAAGGACTTGGTGTCCAGGCCTGCAGGGCTCTGAAGCCAGGCCTTGTGGTCTTTGCACCCAAGAATGGGAGCCTGAGctaaggatggagggaggagaggccagAACGCCTGGGTTCTGGCCTCCTCCCCCGCCATTCAAGTTTAACCCCTTCAGGCTCTTGTGCGGCTGCGCTGGGGTGAGGGCGGAGCCTGTCTCCGAGGCAACAAGGCCGGGAGAATCCCAGGGGACCCGGGTCGCCGTAGCAACGGCGGAGTCGGTGCGCCCCCGCCCTGTGGGAGCTGTTTCCCGGGGAACCGAACCTCTACGGAGGAGGGTGTGAGGTGCTTGGTGGAGGGGGCTGGTGCTTGGGGTCTGAACAACCTTGTGGTAGGGAGCAAAGGACCAGGAGACACCGCATGCCAGTGTCCTCCGTGGCTTCGCTGACCCCTCCGCCCCCACCCTCAGGCTCCAGGGTCGGCCCAGGTGGCTGGACTATGCGGGCGCCCAACCCTTCACCGGGACCTGCGCACCGGCCGCTGGGAACCAGACCCACAGCTCTCGCGACGCTGTCTCCGGGACCCGCAGCGCGTGCTGGAGTACTGCAGACAGGTAGGCGGGACCTACTGAGAGGGGCGTGGCCCGCAGGGAAGCAGGTCTACCTTGGGGCCCAATTGCCCACAAGAAGCTAGTCGAGCAAAGACAAGGTCCAGGAAGACAAAGGATCCAAGAAGGCATTCGAAGCTAGGGGACTTGGCCGGCAAAGAGGCGAAGTGAGGACAGGACCTATTTTTGAGAAAGTAGGTCAGGAAAGGGGAAGAACTGTGCGAAGACGACCAGCTAAGGAAAGTGTCCAGTGAAGAGACCAGAGTTTAGAATACAGGGTGGACTCCTTAGAGAGCCAGGGTATAGGGGGGCGTGGCCACAGAAGAGGCAGGGCTAAGACAAAAAGACCTCAAGGACCTGGGCATCAGGGAATGGGGTGGAAACCAAATGGGAGAGTGGAAAGCTAGGAGGCGTGGCTATGAAAAGACAGGTCTAACACAAAGAGAAGGGATACTTACTGAGAGGCCAGAGAGAGGCGAGGCTTAAAGAGGTGGATCTATAGAGAGATGAACCTGATTGAGGGAGGATGCAGAGGCGACTAGAAGATAGGTGGGCATAGAGGGACTGAGTTTGGGGGCAGCGGAGGGACCTTCTTAAAGAAACTGGACAGGagtcccgctgtggtgcagtgggttaagaatccaactgtagcggCTTGGGTTTCTGCGGAGGTGCGGGTTCCACCCcaggctggtgcagtgggttaaaggattccacgttgccacagctgcggcacagatcacagctgttggattcaatccctggcctgggaatttacaaatgccgcgggtgtggccataaaatttttttaaaaaaagaaagaggcgttcccatcatcatggctcagcagtaacgagtctgactaatatccatgaggacgcaggttcgatccctggcctcactccacggactaaggatccagcgttgccgtgagctgcggtgtaaatcatagacaaggctcggatctggcgttgctgtggctgtgcataggcctgggaagctccgtatcccacgggcgcagccctaaaaagacaaaacagaaagaaagaaaaaggaagaaaggaaggaagaaactggaATGACAAAGGGGCGGGGCCTAGGGAGGGCGTGGCTTTTAAGGGTCTCCTGGAGACGCCGCCCAGGGGCTTAAATGTCTAAGACTGGTTCTTTAGAGaagtggggcctggggaggagaggTCCTTATGAATACAGAGCCTTGAAAAGGGACGTGGCAGTGCAGAAGCAAGGCTAGTAGGGATGGGGCATTGGGTTGATCGTCCCCACCCACTGTCCCCAGATGTACCCGGAGCTGCAGATTGCACGCGTGGAGCAGGCAACGCAGGCCATCCCCATGGAGCAATGGTGCGGGGATGCCCGGGGTGGCCGCtgtgcccacccccaccaccaggtTGTGCCTTTCCGCTGCCTGCGTGAGTCACAGGCTGAGGGAGGGGAACggaaggttgggggagggggcatctgCGAGGGGGTGAGTTTCTGGCCCTGGTTTCAGGTTCATATTAGGGAGCTGGATGCCTGGGTCCAGAGTGGGACAGAGAAGCCTCTGAGGATAACAGATCTGGATTCTAGGCGGGTAGGGCTAGTGGCTGTGGGAGTGTCTCACAATGATGCCCCCCCATTTGCCAGCGGGTGAATTTGTAAGCGAGGCCCTGCTAGTCCCTGAAGGCTGCCGGTTCTTGCACCAGGAGCGCATGGACCAGTGTGAGAGTTCAACCCGGAGGCATCAAGAGGCACAGGAGGTCAGGACCTGACCCCCTCATCCTCactccccactccctgcccccgccccagaaGGCAGGAGTCCAGTGCCCTAACACCCTCTTCCTCCAGAACCCAAGGGTCTGTCCCTCAGCCCCCTCTTCCCACAGGGACAGAGCTAAGAATCCAGGCTCCCAGCCCCATCAACCCCAAGACCCAGGCATCCCAGCTCCCCGTCACCCCACAGTCCTGGCATATGGGCCCACTCTTCCCGCAGGCCTGCAACTCTCAGGGCTTCATCCTGCATGGCTCGGGCATGCTTTTGCCCTGTGGTGCGGATCGGTTCCGAGGTGTGGAGTATGTGTGCTGCCCCCCTCCAGCGACCCCCAACCCATCTGGGACAGCAGTTGGGTGAGTGGGAGGGAAGCCTCCATGCCCAACCCCAGGCTCCGGAGCTGGAAACCGGGGCCCTGGGCTCAGGTTCTTACTGTCTCGGGTCTTCTGCTCCCCCAGCGACCCCTCCACCCGGTCCTGGCCCCTAGGGGGCAGAGTTGAGGGGGGTGAGGACGAGGAAGAGGAGGAATCCTTCCTACAGCCAGTAGATGATTACTTTGTGGAGCCCCCACGggctgaggaggaagaagaggaggaaaaggtcCCACCTGCAAGCTCCCACACCCCTGCAGGGGTCAGCAAAGGTGAGGCAGCCTCTGAACCCCCAGTCCACTCCACCCTGGAGGGAGGATGATTTAAGGGAGCCTTAGTGTAGGGGCACCTTTGGGAGGGGCCTGTGGGAGAGAAGCCCTGTTGGGGGGAAGTGGGAGGGCTGGGAATGGCTTTGGATAAAGTAGAGGTGGAAGGGCCAGCCTGTGAGGAATGCAAAGGATGAGGATGGTTTGGGGGTACCTGGAAATGGAGGGGCCATTTGGTAGGTCCTAAGGATTATTTGAGGAAAGCTTGGAGGGGGGGCATATGGATTCCCAAGCTTTGCAAGAAAAGGCCCAGTCCAGAGTCGTATCGCCCATCACACCAGGCAGCAGCATGGCTCCAATGAACTCACGTTGGTCTCCAGTGAGCCCTAGGAAATGCAGTTCTATGGGAAGGGAAGGTGACCTGAAGATGGGCTTCAGGCTGACTccctgattcctggccttgcagtGACTCCCACCCCGAGGCCCACAGATGGTGTGGATGTGTACTTCGGCATGCCTGGAGAGATCAGTGAGCATGAGGGGTTCCTGCGGGCTAAGATGGACCTGGAGGAGCGCAGGATGCGCCAGATTAACGAGGTGATGGTGCTGGGGGCCTCAGGATCCCCCATAAGCAGAACTTCAGCAGGAAAGGCCTCAGGGATGCATTGAGACTACCTCTAAAGGCTCTCCAAGCCCTTGTCAACCCCCCCCAACACCCTCCcaaggatccctgacccacctaGGATCCCATTGTGAAGCCACCAGATTCTTTGGAAACCGTGGTGCATGGTACGCTTCCacttccttctggagttcccatcgtggttcagcggttaatgaatctgactagtatccatgaggatacaggtttgatccctggcctcactcagtgggttaaagatccagggttgctgtgagctgtggtataggtcgcagatacgcctcggatcctgcattgctgtggctgtggtgtagaccggcagctacagctccgattcgacccctaggttaggaacctccataggcctcaggtgcagccctaaaaagcaaaataaataaatacatacataaattccTTCTGAATCCTCTCTCTTGGGAATCCAAACAGCAGTGGGACTTCAGGGATAAGGAGACTCTGAAGAGTGATGGGAGGACTCACTGGGTGGAGCAGGGCAGAGTCTAGGATCCTGAAGCTCCACTTGTCCCCAGGTGATGCGTGAATGGGCCATGGCAGACAACCAGTCCAAGAACCTACCTAAAGCCGACAGACAGGCCTTGAACGAGGTAGGACAGCCCCAGAGGGTCCTCATCATGCCTGTCCACTACCTGGGGCACGCTGGGTCTCCGCCTGGCTCAGGCTTTGTCTGGCCTCCTTCAGTTTCACCCCTTCCTACAGATAGGGAGCTCTCCCCGCCCCACCCTACACTTGGCTCCGCCCCTCTCGGCCCAGATCAGACCTGACTTTGCCCGCCTTCTCCTATTGGCCATGTTTTGCCCTGTCTTAACTTGATCCTAACCTCTTAAGGGCTGGCTCTGGAGTCTTCTCCCGAGCTGGGTCCCTGCAGACACAGCCAGAT
Proteins encoded:
- the KIRREL2 gene encoding kin of IRRE-like protein 2; its protein translation is MSGSHPPVRPAAQRTGGSVGTPQLGGLQPSGQAARFPASPPAPARAPPPPSRHPATTAEMLVPTLLVLFFLFLRGRAGLSPHFLQQPEDLVVLLGDEARLPCALGAYWGLVQWTKDGLALGGERDLPGWSRYWISGNAAGGQHDLHIRPVELEDQASYECQATQAGLRSRPAQLHVLVPPEAPQVLGGPSVSLVAGIPANLTCRSRGDAHPTPELLWFRDGVQLDGATFHQALLKEGTTGSTGSVESILSLTPSSHDDGATLVCRARSQALPVGKDTAITLSLQYPPVVTLSAEPQRVQEGEKVTFLCQATAQPPVTGYRWAKGGSPVLGARGPMLEVVADASFLTEPVSCEVSNAVGSANRSTALDVQFGPILQAKPKPLSVDVGEDASFSCVWRGNPLPRVTWTRRGEAQVMASGPTLRLPAVGPEDAGDYVCRAEPGLSGLGGGAAEARLTVNAPPVVTALHSAPAFLRGPARLQCLVFASPAPEAVVWSWDEGFLTAGSRGRFLVETFPAPEGRGEQGPGLISVLHISGTQESDFSRGFNCSARNRLGEGGTQVTLGRRDLLPTVRIVAGAAAVAMTLLMVITGVALCCWRHNKASFSKQKNLVRIQGSSDSSSSRGPEEETGSGEDQGPIMHTDHSDLVLDEERALETKDPTNGYYKVRGVSPPASPDSCVTSLQLKSPGIFNLP
- the APLP1 gene encoding amyloid beta precursor like protein 1 isoform X1, which gives rise to MGPASPAARGLGPLPLLLPLLLLLLRAQLAVGSLAGGSPSAAEAPGSAQVAGLCGRPTLHRDLRTGRWEPDPQLSRRCLRDPQRVLEYCRQMYPELQIARVEQATQAIPMEQWCGDARGGRCAHPHHQVVPFRCLPGEFVSEALLVPEGCRFLHQERMDQCESSTRRHQEAQEACNSQGFILHGSGMLLPCGADRFRGVEYVCCPPPATPNPSGTAVGDPSTRSWPLGGRVEGGEDEEEEESFLQPVDDYFVEPPRAEEEEEEEKVPPASSHTPAGVSKVTPTPRPTDGVDVYFGMPGEISEHEGFLRAKMDLEERRMRQINEVMREWAMADNQSKNLPKADRQALNEHFQSILQTLEEQVSGERQRLVETHATRVIALINDQRRAALEGFLAALQGDPPQPERVLLALRRYLRAEQKEQRHTLRHYQHVAAVDPEKAQQMRFQVQTHLQVIEERMNQSLGLLDQNPRLAQELRPQIQELLRSEHLGPSELEAPAPGGSSEDKSGLQPLDAKDADTPVALPKGSTEQDAASSGKEKPTPQEQYDRKVNVSVPRGFPFHSSEIQRDELAPAGTGVSREAVSGLLIMGAGGGSLIVLSLLLLRRKKPYGAISHGVVEVDPMLTLEEQQLRELQRHGYENPTYRFLEERP
- the APLP1 gene encoding amyloid beta precursor like protein 1 isoform X2, which codes for MGPASPAARGLGPLPLLLPLLLLLLRAQLAVGSLAGGSPSAAEAPGSAQVAGLCGRPTLHRDLRTGRWEPDPQLSRRCLRDPQRVLEYCRQMYPELQIARVEQATQAIPMEQWCGDARGGRCAHPHHQVVPFRCLPGEFVSEALLVPEGCRFLHQERMDQCESSTRRHQEAQEACNSQGFILHGSGMLLPCGADRFRGVEYVCCPPPATPNPSGTAVGDPSTRSWPLGGRVEGGEDEEEEESFLQPVDDYFVEPPRAEEEEEEEKVPPASSHTPAGVSKVTPTPRPTDGVDVYFGMPGEISEHEGFLRAKMDLEERRMRQINEVMREWAMADNQSKNLPKADRQALNEHFQSILQTLEEQVSGERQRLVETHATRVIALINDQRRAALEGFLAALQGDPPQPERVLLALRRYLRAEQKEQRHTLRHYQHVAAVDPEKAQQMRFQVQTHLQVIEERMNQSLGLLDQNPRLAQELRPQIQELLRSEHLGPSELEAPAPGGSSEDKSGLQPLDAKDDTPVALPKGSTEQDAASSGKEKPTPQEQYDRKVNVSVPRGFPFHSSEIQRDELAPAGTGVSREAVSGLLIMGAGGGSLIVLSLLLLRRKKPYGAISHGVVEVDPMLTLEEQQLRELQRHGYENPTYRFLEERP